A window of Cyanobacterium sp. T60_A2020_053 genomic DNA:
CTTGTATCCATAAATAATCATCTATCTCATATAATTTTTTTAAGTCAACTTTGTCTATCACTGTCATATAAATTTGCCTCGTTTTATTTTTACTTATCTTATATTTATGGTAAAAATTGCTTCAATTTTAATTTTAGCTTATTCCAATAATTTTGATAAGGATTATTTGGGCTTATTTTTATGAGTTTACCCTCACCTAAATAGCGGTAATATTGCCATAAATCAGCATAAGCGCCCTCCACCGCTACCCCAGCCCAATGAACATATTTTAAACGTTTTCCTTGATCATAGAGTATGTGATCTTTTTCTTCAAAATGAGGTGAACCTGCCCAGTTTCCTGGCTCATTATCAGTCAATTTAACTAAATTTAACCGTTTTTGAGTGGTTTTTAAAATTAAATAATTTAAAATTGGTTGGTCTGTGGTTTTCTGTGAGAAATCGAAATATTCACGGTGGAGGGCGCACTCCGCCAATATTTGATATAATTCGTTTTCAGTAAAAATACCTTTTTTTGAAGCCCAAAAACCGCTATTAAAGACATCTTCTAATTGCTGAGAAGAAAATATATTTTTTTCTAATACCACAGGGGAAAATATA
This region includes:
- a CDS encoding methionine synthase, which produces MQGIYIVANNKVKENAIALLNSIRLYDKETPIYLIPFDDKYQEVFKILEAKHSVKLFPDLDFVNKFTAKIATIFDRDFLALPNKMRKLVQWFGPLDEFLYIDTDIVVFEKIIDNLQYLQEYDFLNCDYHFKGRKLNDIFSPVVLEKNIFSSQQLEDVFNSGFWASKKGIFTENELYQILAECALHREYFDFSQKTTDQPILNYLILKTTQKRLNLVKLTDNEPGNWAGSPHFEEKDHILYDQGKRLKYVHWAGVAVEGAYADLWQYYRYLGEGKLIKISPNNPYQNYWNKLKLKLKQFLP